From Chiroxiphia lanceolata isolate bChiLan1 chromosome 11, bChiLan1.pri, whole genome shotgun sequence, the proteins below share one genomic window:
- the BARX1 gene encoding homeobox protein BarH-like 1: protein MQHPLELGAARYFPAEAFPDHRSHRYRSFMIEEILTDPPDAKGAAPAGELLKFGVQALLSARPYHNHLAVLKAEPAAVFKFPLAPLGCSGLGSALLAAGSGLQGGSASPHLPLELHLRGKLEPGPPEPGKAKKGRRSRTVFTELQLMGLEKRFEKQKYLSTPDRIDLAESLGLSQLQVKTWYQNRRMKWKKIVLQGGGLESPTKPKGRPKKNSIPSSEQLSEQERARDAEKPPESLGSPAEVSQEE from the exons ATGCAGCACCCGCTGGAGTTGGGAGCCGCTCGCTACTTCCCGGCCGAAGCCTTCCCCGACCACCGCTCCCACCGCTACCGCAGCTTCATGATCGAGGAGATCCTCACCGACCCCCCGGACGCCAAGGGGGCCGCGCCGGCCGGGGAGCTGCTCAAGTTCGGGGTGCAGGCGCTGCTTTCCGCCCGGCCCTACCACAACCACCTCG CGGTGCTGAAGGCGGAGCCGGCCGCCGTGTTCAAGTTCCCGCTGGCTCCCCTGGGCTGCTCGGGGCTGGGCTCGGCTCTGCTGGCCGCCGGCTCGGGGCTGCAAGGCGGCTCCGCCTCACCCCATCTCCCGCTGGAGCTGCACCTTCGTGGCAAGTTGGAGCCGGGCCCCCCCGAGCCGGGCAAGGCCAAGAAGGGGCGCCGAAGCCGCACCGTCTTCACCGAGCTGCAGCTCATGGGGCTGGAGAAACGCTTCGAGAAGCAGAAATACCTCTCCACGCCCGACAG AATAGACCTGGCCGAATCGCTGGGGCTCAGCCAGCTCCAGGTGAAAACCTGGTACCAGAACAGGCGcatgaaatggaagaaaata GTGTTGCAGGGGGGCGGCCTGGAGTCCCCCACCAAGCCGAAGGGCCGCCCCAAGAAGAACTCGATCCCCAGCAGCGAGCAGCTCTCGGAGCAGGAGCGAGCCCGGGACGCCGAGAAGCCGCCCGAGAGCCTGGGCTCGCCGGCCGAGGTCAGCCAGGAGGAGTGA